CCTAAGCTCTACTAATCATTCATTTAATAATTATAAATTGATATTTTAAATACTTTTTAATACTTATAGGTGTATACTATATACATAAAATATTAACATAAACAGAGTAGGTATAATTGCGTTAAGTGCTCTCGGATGGGATGTAGCCGAGGGACGAAATGAAATTTCATGCGTTAATTTGCCGCTTCCGCTGTTCTTTTTTTGATGCCGGAAGCAGGACTACCAAAATGGTTGTCCTCTTTTTTTTATGTACAGGAGGTGTCTATGTATAAGAAGCGATTTTTAATTATTTCGCTTATCGCCTTTTTACTTATTGCGATTTTTAAGCCACTTGGTTTAAATCAAAATCAGGCGATAGTGCTTGCTTCACTCGTTACGGCTGTAATTCTTTGGGCAAGCAATGGTCTACATAAGAGTATCGTATGTGCACTTTTGATATTATCTTTTAGTATCTTTTCTAATACTAAACTCTTGAATATCATAAGCTTTGTGTATTCAGATACGATGCTGCTTATTATCTTCACCACATTATTATCAGTGGGAATAATGAATAGTGGTGCAATTAATGGATTTATTGAGAGAATTTTTTTAAAAACCGGAAACAATATTTTTACAATTCTTTCAATCCCCTATCTCTTGGGTATAGTTTTGGTGTTCATCATACCCCAAGCATTTGCAAGAGTTATAATACTGGGAAGTATTTACTCTTCACTGATTACCTACAGAGACGAAAATGAACAAAGAGCGAAAAGAGCCATACTGTTTAATGTATTTTTTGCAATTACCATGACCTATATGATGTTTATAAATGGTGATATTGTATTAAACGGAGCAGCCCTTGGATTCTCTACAGAAGCAGTAAACGCTGAACTTAATCAGTTTAAATGGTTCACACTTATGGCACTGCCGACACTTGTCGCATCGGTTTTATCGATTGTACTATTGCGATTCATCTTTAAAGATGATTTAAAGTATTTTAGTTCTGATATGATAGTAAAATCAAAAACTGAAAATATTGACAAAAGCAGCAAGCTCGCAGTAATACTATTGATGGTGGTCGTAATCCTTCTTTGGATATTTGAAGATATTCACCATATAAAACCGTGGATAGTTTCGATGGTTGCTACCATTATCATGTTTGCCATGAGATTATTAAAAAAGGAAGATTTGAAATCAGTAAATCCTCATTTCTTACTATTTTAAACCACAGTATTCAGCATCGGTAAGGTCTTGGGACAAGCGGGAATCACTGAAATCATATTCCAGAAACTAAGTTTAATTTTGGCAAATCCCAATAGTCCCTTATACTTATTGCTAATAACCATCGTCGTAATGGTGCTTCACTTATCAATCGGTTCATCGGTAGCAACCATGTCTGTCGTACTGCCAATACTGGTTCCAATGGCAGAAAGTCAAAATATAAACGGAATTGTGATTACCTTACTAACCTATATCACTGTAAATGTTCACTTTTTATTGCCCTTCCATCATGCTACAATGATGATAGGATGCGTTAGAGAATATTATCCGGATAAATATATGACAAAACTCGGAGCATATATGTCTGTTGGCGTATTGGTATTTATATTCTTAATATACTTACCTTGGTGGAAACTAATGGGATTATTATAGAGGAGAAAACATGAATAAAGCTATATTTAAATTTAAAGGTAAAACTATGACCGGCGATAAAAAAACTGTAATTTGTAGGATTTTAAATGTCACACCTGACTCATTTTCAGACGGTGGAAGGTTTTTCCAAACAGAAGATGCTGTAAGGAGAGCTCTTGAACTAATTGAAGAGGGAGCTTCCATATTGGATATAGGAGGCGAATCAACCAGACCTGGATCGCATTATATAGATATCCAAGAGGAGATTAATAGAGTCGTACCGGTAATTAAAGCCATAAGAGAAGTATCGGATATTACAATATCCATAGATACATGGAAATCAGAAGTTGCAAAAGCCACCATAGAAGCAGGTGCAGATATAGTAAATGACATAACCGGATTCCTGGGAGATCCTGAAATGGCAAAAGTGGTTGCTGAAACAGAAGCTGGAGCCATTATCATGTTCAACCCGGTAATTGCCCGACCTGAACACCCCAGTTCTAAAAACTTTCCTAAATTCGGCGGAGAAAACGCATTTACCGAAGCTGAACAAGCACAAAATCTCGAATTGGAAATCACAGAACTGATGAAAAGGTATTTTGAAAAATCAATTGAAAGAGCGTCTCTTGCAGGAATGGATAAAGACAGAATGATGCTGGATCCTGGAATCGGTTTTGGCTTGACTAAGAAAGAAAATCTGATGCTGATAAAAAATATAAATCAGATTCATGAGATGGGCTATCTCTCCTTCCTGGGTGTATCCAGAAAAAGATTCATACAGAACATCCTGGAAGAAAATGGTTTTAATACAGATATAGATACAGAAGAAGGATTTGCTAACAGAGACCAAGCCTCATCTTATATCTCAACTATTGCCGCAATCAGCGGAGTTTCAGTAATAAGAGTCCATGATATCAAAGACCACAAAATGGCACTTGCAATAGGCAGCTCCATAGCCTTTGCAGAACTGGAAGAAGATAAAATATTTGCACAATATAAAAATGCTTAATAAAATCCCGGCTCAGTGCCGGGATTTGTTGTGAGTTTGGTGGTAGTTAGAGATGGGTTTAAAATATAAAGGTAGAATTCTTCGAATTCCTCTTTTATATGTCTCTCACTCGAAGAGTTGAGAAGTTGTCGGTTGTGAGGGATTAGTCTTTGAGAGCCTCACTCTGACGAGGGAGGTGGGTTTGCGAAGCAAACTCGGAGGGAGAGATTTACTAAAAGCGACATCTTTTCGTCGCTACATTAATAGTCTAACTTCTTACCTCTAACAAACCTCTGTTTTTAATAAGGGCACTTCCTCTATCTCTGAAAGTCTTAATTGCTGAAATGGATAGTCGTGTGGGTTTGATCGTGATTCTAAAATATAGCAGTAGAATTCTTCGAATTCCTTTATTATATGTCTCTCCCTCAGTCATCGCAGCTGACAGCTCCCTCGTCAGATGGAGCCGATA
The sequence above is a segment of the Peptoniphilaceae bacterium AMB_02 genome. Coding sequences within it:
- the folP gene encoding dihydropteroate synthase produces the protein MNKAIFKFKGKTMTGDKKTVICRILNVTPDSFSDGGRFFQTEDAVRRALELIEEGASILDIGGESTRPGSHYIDIQEEINRVVPVIKAIREVSDITISIDTWKSEVAKATIEAGADIVNDITGFLGDPEMAKVVAETEAGAIIMFNPVIARPEHPSSKNFPKFGGENAFTEAEQAQNLELEITELMKRYFEKSIERASLAGMDKDRMMLDPGIGFGLTKKENLMLIKNINQIHEMGYLSFLGVSRKRFIQNILEENGFNTDIDTEEGFANRDQASSYISTIAAISGVSVIRVHDIKDHKMALAIGSSIAFAELEEDKIFAQYKNA